From the genome of Acidobacteriota bacterium:
GAAGCGACCGTGTTCAGCGAGCGGTACAAACTTCGTGAAATCCCAAAAGTCACTGCTTCCGGAAGTACCCCGCAGGAATGTCCAGTCCTCTTCATATCTCGGAAGAGGATAGAGATGGGCCAGCCTGGAAGCAGATGGTTCAGCGTCCGCTTGCCGGGTCTGCGCGTTCCCGGTTGTGCACAGGATGGTCAAGAGTAGCCATGCGAAAACTGACCTCAGGCGCATCTTCACTCACCCGCTGAAGCGCTCGCGCCTTCTTTGCTTCCTACCACGTCGGTCATTTCGTAATGGTGCATTTCCTCGACGTCAGTCAGGTACAGGCGCACATGGGAAAAGAAGTCTAAGAATTCCGGACTGTTGCGAAATCCCTGAAGGTGTCCCTCATAGGAGTCCCACTCAAGTCGGAGAACGAAGTGATCGGGCTCTTCACCGCATCGGGTTAACTCATAGGCAAGGCAGTGCGGCGATCTCATCAGGGACTCTGAGGCGAGCCTGTAGTCGGACAGGAACTGTTCCTGCTTCGAATCGGCTATTTTGTACCGTATGTATTCGATAACCATGGCAACACTCCCAGCCATTGACTGCACAATAGCTCCGGCTTCGTCTCAGCTACAAGACAGGCAGTTATCCCAGTAGAAAAAGTACTTGGCTGATGTGACATAACAAACAGTTCGCCCACCGTTAACGGCCGACTACCCGAAAGCTCAAATGTGTGGCTGTAGGAGAGGAGAGAACCCTGGTGCGCACGAGATTCAATGGCGGGGAATCGGTATCTTCGAAAAGCCGGGTTCCCGTACCCAGCAGCAGACTGGCGATGTGAATCCGGATCTCATCCACCACGCCCGCCTCAAGAGCCTGCTGAACGATACTGGCGCCACCCATTACACATACATCCTTATCGCCCGCAGCCACTTTCGCCATTTCGATCGCCGTCCTGATACTATCCACAACAAAAATAAAGCTCGTTTGTCCCTTCGTGAATGTTTGCCGTCGCCGGTGAGTCACAACGAAGCAAGGAACATGGAAGGTGCCGTCTTCACCCCAGTGCGCTTCCCCGACGTCAAAGGTTCGCCTGCCCATAACGAACGCTCCCGCACTCAGGAACATCTCCTGAACAATCATTCGATCGGTGGCGTCCGAATTCTTGAAGATCCAGTCGTGAATGCAGTCTCCACCGTTGCCAAGAGGATGCGCGAGATCGACCCCCTCCGCAGCGACAAAGCCATCGATTGACATGGTGATATCGATAAATGTTTTGCCCAATCAACTGAGCTCCCAATTTGGAGTTTCCAGCCGAACGCAGAAGCTGAAATACGACCGGACACACTGCGAGTTTCAGACCTTGACGGATTGCAGATCTGCTTAGCCAAGCTGCCGACCTCTTTGCATAACAGCTTGAAATTAAGGGATATTCTTAGCTGTAAGCCGCGGCAATACCCACTTAGAAGAAAATCATGTAGGCCAGTTCACCGTCTTGATGAATTACTCCGGGAATAGAAAAGCCTTTTGACCTGGGAAGTGCAGCCCCGTTGCCGACCGCGGTCACGTGCGGAATGCCGGCAGTTCCGGGCAGTATGTTGCGAATGTGCGCCGCGATCTGCTCCGCTTCTGTCGAATTTTCCTTCATCTGAACCAAAGCGGTAAGGATAAACCACGGCAGGATGCGATCGACTTTATGCCCAATACCATCGGCCGGCTGATTCGTCCCAGCGGCAAAGGAGCACGATCCCATTTCTGCACTTTTCAAGTTCCGAAATGCCGGGAGATTTCAGCTCACAAAGGTCGTGCAAAGCTGATATAAGCTGGTAATCTCTTTGTCGTTACCACACCACGATTGCACCGTCATGCACTTGCGTGATCTGGCACTGGAGACATCGCGGACAGAACAATCGCTCCGATACTGAGCTCGCGAGATCGGTAGCATTTAGGCTTTTTGCCCTGCTCGGCAATAAAAACTTGAGACGCTGTCCATGAACGAGTCTGGTCAACTCATTAGAAGATTGCGGGAAGAGCGATTCCTAAAGTCGCGCGATGTCGAGCGGCAGAGTCGAATTATCGCCGACCGCAAGGGCAACGAGGATTACTACATCGGGCACGCGACTCTCTTCGATATTGAAAACGGCAGTACTCCGGGAATCTACAAAATCGAGTGTCTGGCCCTGATCTTCAAAATGCCTCTGACGCAGATGCTGGCGGTGTTTGGAATCGATTCTCGCGACACTGAGCAGCCGGTGCTTCCGCATCCGCCCAGCGAAACGGCCCTG
Proteins encoded in this window:
- a CDS encoding antibiotic biosynthesis monooxygenase, with the protein product MVIEYIRYKIADSKQEQFLSDYRLASESLMRSPHCLAYELTRCGEEPDHFVLRLEWDSYEGHLQGFRNSPEFLDFFSHVRLYLTDVEEMHHYEMTDVVGSKEGASASAGE
- a CDS encoding deaminase — its product is MGKTFIDITMSIDGFVAAEGVDLAHPLGNGGDCIHDWIFKNSDATDRMIVQEMFLSAGAFVMGRRTFDVGEAHWGEDGTFHVPCFVVTHRRRQTFTKGQTSFIFVVDSIRTAIEMAKVAAGDKDVCVMGGASIVQQALEAGVVDEIRIHIASLLLGTGTRLFEDTDSPPLNLVRTRVLSSPTATHLSFRVVGR